Sequence from the Populus nigra chromosome 17, ddPopNigr1.1, whole genome shotgun sequence genome:
TAATACACGGGTATGCTCAACACATGTTTTTAATGCACAGGTATTCTCAAcacatgtttttctattttcttctgtAGCTGGCATATGATTTGGAATAAAACCTTGGTATCATTGGGTATTTCCCAACATGGCATGATAGTAGTTCTCATAAATGTTTGCATGAACTGGGTCAATGGAAAAGCATCAAGATTTTTGTCATCAACTTAAATGTGTATTTTCTTACTTTTCCTAGAACATAATAAGGGTTAGGATTCTTTGATCAGGAACTTTTTCcgcctttttttcccttctagGAGTTGTGTGTTTGAAGAAAAGGTGTGACCTGTATTGTTAGCTTTATTGACTTCTGGTGACACATTTGTGTAAGATTATTGTCAGCTGTCACCCTAAGTATGCTTAGCCAGGTGGACCTTGTTGTATATTTTACTGCTAGCTGTTTGGAAATATATACCcttttttagattaacatgATGACTTTATGGTTCTGGTGTGCTCGGTGCAGAGGACATTTAAAGATTACCCTGTTGTCGAATGGTAAAGGAGAAACAAGGAAACTTAAAAAGATGGGAGTTGCAGTTTGGAATAGTCATAGGAATGTCATAATTAAAGTTAATGTGGTTGCCAATTACACATAATTTATGAATGGATCAAACTGAATCCTATTTGATTTGAGCAAAATTAAGCCTAACAAAACCAATTGAGCATCAGTATTTTAATTCAGCATGTTTAGTTGTttacaaatgttttaaaatttagctTTCTGATAGAAGCGCTGTTGCATGCTTGTGATTCAGTTGAACTCATGTTGCATCCTCTGACCGGGCATCATTGCATTGGAACATATAATTTAGTGTTGTCTCAGTTTGATATGCATCACCCTGTTTTTGGGCTTGTTTGCAGGTATCGGATACAAAGTGATAGAAAAGTTGCTATATGTAGTGTACATCCATCTGAGCAAGCCACATTGCAGTGTCTAGGCTGTGTTAAGGCCAAATTACCTGTTGCCAAAAGTTACCATTGCTCTCCCAAGTGCTTCTCTGATGCATGGCAGCATCATCGAGTTCTACATGACCGTGCGGCAAGTGCTATAAATGAAAATGGAAACGAAGAAGAAGAGTTGTTTGGGCGTTTCAATAGCTCAGGATCTGGAGTTATGAATACTAGTTTATCTGGTTCCGCATCTAGTGCTAGCTTGACAAATGGTTCCACACCATTGTATCCTGCGGCAGTGACACAAAGGAGTGGTGGTGAAACTTGGTTTGAAGTTGGGCGTTCTAAAACATATACACCATCAGCTGATGATATTGGCCACGTTCTCAAGTTTGAATGCGTTGTGGTAGATGCAGAAACTAAACTCCCTGTAGGACATTCAAACACACTACTAACTTCCCGTGTCATCCCAGCCCCCTCTCCAACTCCTCGTCGTTTGATCTCAGTTAGTGGACTTGATGCAATGGTACCTTTAGATTCAGATGGTCGTATCTCATCATCAGGAACTTTTACTGTGCTCTCATACAACATTTTATCTGATGTGTATGCTACAAATGACACATACAGTTATTGTCCTTCATGGGCCCTTTCTTGGCCGTATCGCCGACAGAACTTACTACGGGAAATAGTTGGCTATCGTGCAGACATTGTTTGCCTTCAGGAGGTAAGGCAAGAAATGGATATCAATTCTATCTATCAATCAGGATAGCAAGtgggaatttttattttcattttttccttgAAGTTCTTAATCTCATCAGAAAATGCAAGTGAAAATGATAGACATGATGGGGAAAGATGATTGgagatttttcattttctttttggctgCCATGTTATTGCTTTGTTTCTTTAGGTTTGGTTGGGTAAAATAGTGAGACTCTTACTGGATCATTTATTCTAGCAATGTTATAGATGAAAATGACAATTAGCTTTCTTAGAAgaccttaaataaaaatacatgatatTCTCACAATTATATATTATGAACCTAACAAGATTTATCTAGCTCTTCAGATAGCTAATTCTTTGTTGATGGGTTATACTCATCATTGGACAAGGGGAttgtcttcttccttttcagGGCAACTCATACAATGCTCTTTTCCACGCTCTCAGGTACAAAGTGATCATTATGAGGAATTTTTCGCCCCTGAGCTGGACAAGCATGGCTATCAAGCCCTGTATAAGAGAAAAACCAATGAGGTTCTTAAAACTACCTGTCCTCATTGTCATAACTATTTATGTGTCAATTACAATATTATTACTTAATACTAGGTCTTGTTATTATTCGCAGGTTTACAATGTAAATACTCATACAATTGATGGTTGTGCAACATTTTTTCGCAGAGATAGATTTTCgcatgttaaaaaatatgagGTTTGGACGTGTTCTGGATGTGGGGCTATGCTTTTGTattgttcttctttttccatGCGTTAAAGGGTTTACTCGTTTGCAGGTTGAATTTAATAAGGCTGCTCAGTCTTTGACTGATGCATTGGTTCCAAGTGCTCAAAGAAAAACTGCTCTAAATCGATTAGTTAAGGTTAGTTTATTGCAGTTgattttgttgaagttttgCTGGTGTATGAggaactttttctttttatgttaaccTGGTTTTCTCATCTAAATTCTTTTCTACTCAATAGGATAATGTTGCATTAATAGTTGTTCTGGAAGCAAAATTTAGTAATCAAGGAGCTGATAATCCTGGAAAGCGGCAGCTACTTTGTGTTGTAAGTGATCTTGTGCCTAATATTCTCCAAATAGTTACGCCATTTTGGTCCTTGTATAAAACTTGTTTCTGCAGTTGTGCCTTgcttttctcataaaaaaaatcacagttcATGCTAAATTGTGTGGTGtccttcataatttgtttatgAGGTCCCTAATTGATGAAGCTGATGGTGTGGATGTGTGATACCTTTATCTCTTATTAGGTGTCTGTTTgctgatttttttcatgttttaaattacCTCAAACTTGGTGCAATAGGTAAGGTCATGGCTCCAATTTGTTAAGGATGGATGTCATTCTGTTTGTAATTGCTTTTGTATTCTGTTTCTCTTGCAATACAGGCAAATACGCATATAAATGTCCACCAGGATTTAAAGGATGTCAAGCTTTGGCAggttcatatttatttttccattttatatGCAAATATGATTTGGCTTGTGTTTGTAAACTGATGATTGATTTGTGGTTTGTGGTTTGTGAACTAGGTCCTTACTCTCTTGAAAGGATTGGAGAAAATAGCTGCTAGTGCTGACATTCCTATGTTGGTGTGTGGAGATTTCAATTCAGTTCCTGGAAGGTTGGTCTGCtgttatgaaatatttttaacatttatctcGTGCATGTTTGGTATATTCTATAACTAAGGTTACTGTTGAACTTGGTTGCAGTGCTCCTCATTCTCTTCTAGCCATGGGTAAGGTGGATCAGTTGCACCCGGATTTGGTAGTAGATCCTCTTGGAATCTTACGGCCTCACAGCAAGCTTACACATCAGCTGCCACTGGTAATGTGTCTCAGTGGTTTTAGGGAAACGAAAATACTTTTAACTTTTGGTTAAtctttaataaatgaaaatgacGGCTGAAAGGAAaacttttctcttgtttttggtGCTTGTTGTGGGTTGTGTTGGTAGTGATACAATTAGTATTGCAGGTCAGTGCATACTCATCGTTTGCAAGAGTGGGTGTTGGTCTTGGTTCGGATCAGCAGAGGAGGAGAATGGATGCCACAACAAATGAACCCTTATTTACAAACTGCACTCGAGACTTCATTGGCACCCTAGATTACATATTTTACACAGGTTAACTTCTTTGCAACATGCTATTCTCCACATCTTTTGCCCTGATGTTGTCATCTGTTCTAATTTGGTCATGCTATTTGAATTTTGATCCTTCTTTGATGCAAAGTTTAGTGAATATTTTTGAATGCTTTCAGCGGACTCTTTAACGGTGGAGTCATTGCTGGAACTCCTGGATGAGGAAAGCTTGAGGAAAGACACAGCCCTTCCATCTCCAGAGTGGTCCTCTGATCATATAGCACTTCTCGCTGAATTTCGCTGCAAGCCTAGACCAAGACGTTAACACTACAGGTAGCTAAcaatctcatatttttaacgAGAAGTGATAACAGGTAGCTAAcaatctcatatttttaatGAGAATTGAAATGCACGTTCTCTTTTGTGTGCATGCGTGTGGCTGTTGCTCTGAATGATGGTTAAAGGATCGATTAGTTAATGCGAGCTGCTGCTGATGTGGGCAGGATTAGAGATCCCAAGGCAATGAATGACCGACCTGGAGATATGGATGGATTTATGTCATTGTAAGAATGGTAGATCATGGTCAATATGTTCTATTCCAGATGTCTCCCAGTGGGGGGATCCTTGGTATGATCTGCTTTGTATCATTGCACCTTTGTCGCATAGAAAAGTTATGCCTTCTTCAATCGCTTTTTTCTTTGCTAATAGAATGCCGTGCGGCTTAGTCTGCCATCATCCTGTACTCTTAAGTTCCCTGCAAAGCAAGTGGTTAGTGGCATGCTATTGCGTATTGCcccttagttttttttgggtttaatggTGGTCCTCTCTTTGTTCACAATTCTTTCTTTTACTCTGGTTGCTGAAAGGAATAAAATTCTCAAGTTTTCAGCTGTTTGTTTCATCCATCCGAGAATGTTCATTCCGATTCACCaacaattttccttttcaattagtACTTACCCTCTTAAGTATGGATTTATCGAGTTTAAACCGGGGGTTTACAATTTAATGCTCATACTGTTAATGTCCTTGGTCTAACTTTTAAGGAATCCAGAcatcttatttaatatttttcttatcaagtttttttttttttttaatcaaattttcacCATTCTATTTGTCGCCATTGTCTCAAATTCAATCCTCAAAACTTTAATTGCTAAATCACCTCCTCGAGGTCAGACAAAATAACCTGCAAAGCCCATACCAATATAGTTGCAATATGAGAGGGacagagaaaaaaaccaagagaGAAATAGAATGACCAAAATGTAAAAGACTGAAGGACAAAacagaataaaaagaaatctattCCACAATAATCTGTGAGAGAATCAATaacttttttagattttgtatttttcttaattttataaatatcatgATACAAATTTTTAGTTACTTTTCcaatatgaatttttaatatattttccaatGTGACCGTCAAATATCTTGAcgtatttcttatttcttttgatgaaaaaaatttgtcttaaattggaaaaagaaaaaaactaaaaaaataaaagaaaactgtTTTCTATTACTGAACACATCCATAAGACTACCTATTATTAATGGAAGGTCAATCAAAAAACGGTGCACACACTTTTGATCCGAACTCTATATATCCCTTCTTCTTCACCATTTGTTTCCATACACTGTTGATCCGAACTCTATATATCCCTTCTTCTTCACCATTTGTTTCCATACACTGTTGATCATGAGCATAAAGACTTAAAGATGGCTgtgattgaattttttctagaaaattgtATTTCATTTTATTGGGTTTGATTAGGATTAAATTGAAGACAGGGAAAGTTCGATCCACCACAACCGGgtcttttaattctttattttattttgtagagttgcaattttatttttttatggttttgtatGGATATTTATCTTATAGTCTTATGCATGAATATGAAGTTTAGactatattttattgattagagatataatttgttttataagattaagttttatttttgtaaaattcatttttaaaaaaaaaacttcgatCGGACGAATCGGATACATACTGAATTTAGAAAATCATCCAAGGAGTCGGTTGCATGCAAAAATAGGTGACCAATTTGGCAAATGCGTTCCCAACCGACCAATATTCGAATATGCTTGCTCTTGCTTTTGGACCTGCTGACTGTTAATGTCTTTAGTTCTTTATATTTCCTGAGTAATTGACATCGTGGAAAGATTGAGACCTTAACTAAGCTATTTCGAGATTAGTGGAGGGAGAGGAATGGCTTCCTTTAGCTGTGCAAgccaatatataaatattaaaactgcTACATTCTGCTCGATGGTTATTTTGCTCGAGCATATCCTGTATTTCCAAAATTTTCATGAAGCAGTCCATTAtcgatatatattttcttaatttggaTCTTGTCTACTTGGGGATGTTTGGAAGTATAATaacgattgcttttcaaagtaatttttgtaatttttttattttttaaaaattatttttgatatcaatacatcaaatgatccaaaaatattaaaaaattaagcaaaaaaaattaaaatttaaaaaaacaccacttgaaacacaatcccaaacaccccttaaacttcaatatttaatgCCGACCCTCCATCCAACTATGGAGACTACTCGAATCCAAGATATATAAGATATTTGTGCATCATTTGTTTAAATTTCTAGACAAACATCATTGTTGTCAAAATCATGAGTTGACTTGtaaattataagattttacgagtcaacacATATTTAATGTACAAAATcagactaaaaaaattaaaaatcaataaaatcaagattGACTCGTGAAAAATCAGTAAAATCAGCTTGATTTTAcgagtttactaaatttatgatatgaaCTAAGTTATGTTCGAATTTAGtcttaaaatatttgttaaccAGTTTTGCGAGATCAGACATATCTCTCAAACCGTACATCAGgtcaagctgaaattttacaggGAAGTACTGGACACATGAAACtatattatgataaatttttaggTCATATAGAAttcgaaaatatattatttcagagGATAGAAGTTACTAGACGAATCTTATCAAATTTATCAAACTAGATCTTCATGTACTATTTGGAATATATCTGAAACTATAGGTGGAATTTTGATGCAATTCAAGTTGTTTTGAATACTAGACATCTTAAGTTTTCAAATCATATATGATAGGCCCAGTAATGCATCCAAATGAGAGAGAAATACGTGCTTGAAATTAGGACTAAAATCTACCAAGAATTTGCGAAAATTAATAGATATTCAAGCTACATGGAGAAATTTTAGCatggagattttatttttattatcttatttttttatttatttaatgttgaataatttttttttactttgggtTTATTATGACACATTAGATATTATTTaggagtttattttattattgtatttgtgTTACTTAATTACTAGTTTAAGTTCATTAACTTATAAGCCAAAAGGAGTTTATTAGAACTTGTTGTGATGAGAACAATCAAGTTGTCATTAGGTTCTTGTGTATTTCCTACTATTAAGCGATTCTCTTTGTATTGAGAAGTTTTGTTCtcagatattttatttatttttaatttttttattcatattatttatctctcttattttatttagattactTATTGATTATAATGTTATTGACtctctttattatattttaatgtaatataatttcttgactaaaattgtcaatatatataactagttaaaaatattttatttatgattttataattcgagtttatattatatttttcatatcgtataaaaaaaagtgtttttgataATATTGACAATCAACCTTTAAAATgcacccaaaaaagaaaagcaatgtCTCTACAACTATCTTTATGtggttttgttcttttctttgtgTTTCCTGTTAAACCGATTCCTTTCTTGTTGATTAACCTATATATCATCAGTACTTTACTTTTTCTTTACAGTTAGAATATAGGAATCCTGCTTTTCATACAAAGTCCATAAAGCCTTGGCGTAATTCGCAGATTCTCAGCCTTGAAACAAAACTTGTTTTCAGAATTCTATTGTTGATAAGAATTGAGGGGCAAAGAGGATACTAAATTCTTGTTCCATAAGGGCTGTTTTTTTCCAGCCAGTTCCTTGTACCATCCTTAAACGTTAATCGGACTCCTTTCCAGTACAGGCAAATTCATTGATCAAAGAGTTGTTAGAATTTCATTCTTTCTATGTGATGGCTAGCTTCACCAGTCTTTTCTGTGCTGTTCTCCTAGTTTTCTCaggtttgtttgtttgcttgCCTTGTAAAATTTCTGTGGCAACTTTCCTTTGCTGATTGGGTATCGATAATGATGATCTGTTAGCTCTCTTTTTTTACCAGTCAGAACAGCACCCATTATCTAAAAGAACTACGAAATCCTTTGCTAATTAGCAAGTCCTTGCATTATGACCTTAATTTTCTAGCTTAGAACTGCTTTTAATATGCATAGAAGCGATGATTTTTATGTAcaaattacaattatttttaatatattcttgatAGGATTAACTAATTCCTTCCGCCCCCAAACcacccccccccctttttttttccggttcaCATATGCTGCAGCCTTGATGGTGCATCATGCCGCTGCACAAGAAATGTGCCACAATCTAATTCCTGGAAATGGGAATTGTGATGCCTCAACATGCCAGATGCAGTGCTCCAGCTTAAACCAGGGAACAGGAGCATGCACTCAAACTTTTACAAATCGATTCAATTGCATTTGCAACTGGGAATGTTCTTAGTTTATCCAAGCCATAATCAATAGACTAGAATTGTCGAAGCATGTAAATTCAGATGttgtgaaaataatattatgctTAAAGTTATACTCATTTCTTCCAATGCATTAAGAAGTTCAAATTTGGCCAAATTTTATTCaaggtatttatttttatcatgactGTCAACACAACTACTACCTTGTTTCCCAATCGTATTCCCAACTACCTTGATTTCCACTTTACAATCATAGTTCACTGCATGACCATTATTGATATTGATTGCATACACTTGATGAATGAAAAGTGTTGGTTATTGGGCTAGGCCTGGTTCGTTTATGATGAATGGGCCTGGTTTAAGTTATTAGAGGAGTTATTAAAGGAAGGAATCGCTTCCTTTAATCATATATAAAGGAATATAACCCATATAAAATGATaagttttcattttattgaaagaatatagtttttcctttctcttctcccaTCTTGACTTTCTACATTAACTTGACAAGATTTACAAAGACGTTCGTACTGTGGAATATCATTTTGGTTCTAATAATTGAAGTGGCACTGAAGTAATTGATCCAGgaataaaaaagcaaattcTTACAAGTAAGTTTTCCTTCCCGATCTacattggtatcagagccatgatttttaatattacttttatgcagtatatttattattacatGAACAATAGATGTAAattttgtgttaaaataatacttccattaaaaattttgaatttacaaaattttatgAAGTAATTTAGTTATGAATTTGTCTTTTCTATAGTTAATTAGAAAAGATTTTCTGCATGATAGTTGTATAGTTTTATTACCAATTCATGTGTGAATTGATGATGGAAATGAAGATATTAGAAACTGCCAtttacattttcattttcaattgagtATAATTGCAGTagttaattggatttttatagttaattaactGTTATTTGacagttagaaaaaaaaaccagaaagaaGTGTAACTGCCATTCGATAGTTAATATTTACATTTCCAATTGATATTGGAACTGCCATTTggcatttgttaaaaaaaaaaagaaggaaaaccgAATGTACACATCTTTTAAAAGATGTGTACATATATTAACTgccaattaatatatattaaaatataaaataatattaagacaattaatatttttttttgttaatataaattgtCAAATTATGgagcaatttatttattattaaaataaattgcttAATTTccgtattttttttaacatatatgatTTTACATGCtttaattcaatattaagtataatatttatGTGCTTTTGGAATATTTTGTTGTAGTGGATAGGCAACAACAAATCGATCAACATTGGTATCATTTGTTGGGTTATGCCTTTAATCCTGTTCATAAAATTCAAGAGCACATTGATTATATGTATCATTGGATGAGTAGACTGGCTATGAGTGGTGTTTACGAATTCTACATGGAACATCAAATATTAATCGTTCTCAATTCTCTACCTGAGGAATGGATGTCGGTGCGACTATCGTTGGAATATAGGCTGGAATCCTTAGATTTCAACAATCTCGCAGATGAAATGCTGCTAGAGAGGGAACGTCAATATGCCGAAAAGGGTATACGACGCACTGGAAGAAGCGCAAGTCGTTTGGATGCTGCGGCTAAATTCATTCCATGGTTTGAGCAGAATGAACTTGGAGGAGTTGACTTTGATGAAGTGGATGACGTAATTGGAGACCCTACTTATGTGCCTACAATATAAAACAATTctgaaatttattattcttaatattgtatttttttaaaaaaaagatgattggTTGTTTAATTGTGAACtgaatattttatgtaatttaagtttaattacattatatgtatatatatgataataacTGCAACCCGATTAGTGGGAGTTGTTAGTTGAAACTAATAACTTTAATTTTGCACTCATTTAAATTTCCAATAATAATTAGACCATACAAATAGAAATTGATTAAGTGTTTaacattcttttcatttctattgTATGTGttggattattatttgtttattttagaaTGGAGTggcaaaatatatcaattaaattgtACTAGATACCAATATTTGTAATTGCTGTCAATAGCCCTTAATATGACTGCATCTAAGAGTATTATTGCTGATTTGAACCATGGAGAAAAACTAAGTGAAAAGAATTACGATGTTTGGCATTGTAAGATTGAGTATCTCCTGGAAGAGCAAGAAATGCTGGAAACAATCACACAACCGATGGCTGAACCTGAGCAAGGAAACACTGCTCAGCACAAGCTTGATATGGAAGCATATCAAATCTATAAAC
This genomic interval carries:
- the LOC133677283 gene encoding carbon catabolite repressor protein 4 homolog 1-like, whose amino-acid sequence is MLSVIRVHLPSDIPIVGCELTPYVLLRRPDTNATTDDVPESAPLDGHFLRYKWYRIQSDRKVAICSVHPSEQATLQCLGCVKAKLPVAKSYHCSPKCFSDAWQHHRVLHDRAASAINENGNEEEELFGRFNSSGSGVMNTSLSGSASSASLTNGSTPLYPAAVTQRSGGETWFEVGRSKTYTPSADDIGHVLKFECVVVDAETKLPVGHSNTLLTSRVIPAPSPTPRRLISVSGLDAMVPLDSDGRISSSGTFTVLSYNILSDVYATNDTYSYCPSWALSWPYRRQNLLREIVGYRADIVCLQEVQSDHYEEFFAPELDKHGYQALYKRKTNEVYNVNTHTIDGCATFFRRDRFSHVKKYEVEFNKAAQSLTDALVPSAQRKTALNRLVKDNVALIVVLEAKFSNQGADNPGKRQLLCVANTHINVHQDLKDVKLWQVLTLLKGLEKIAASADIPMLVCGDFNSVPGSAPHSLLAMGKVDQLHPDLVVDPLGILRPHSKLTHQLPLVSAYSSFARVGVGLGSDQQRRRMDATTNEPLFTNCTRDFIGTLDYIFYTADSLTVESLLELLDEESLRKDTALPSPEWSSDHIALLAEFRCKPRPRR